From Coffea arabica cultivar ET-39 chromosome 10e, Coffea Arabica ET-39 HiFi, whole genome shotgun sequence, one genomic window encodes:
- the LOC113711060 gene encoding uncharacterized protein isoform X1, translating to MGQIFHLNLEYWFNFADSDGDGRLTGNDAMKIFAMSNLSRPELKQVYSVMCLDGELLYAHSSVFEVAEEFELNSRYVESTISYVVLGTLLAALVPVLGFNPVMASEHFASFLACFLPLSDASSFSILYIVTLVYFSGVMVPLMLVLGPAVCKMPGISLLGAFDVLTHSLKFQLLSTSENFTSD from the exons ATGGGTCAAATTTTCCACTTAAATCTTGAGTATTGGTTCAACTTCGCCGACTCag ACGGCGATGGCCGCTTGACTGGCAATGATGCTATGAAAATTTTCGCCATGTCCAATTTGTCTAGGCCTGAACTCAAGCAGGTATATTCTGTTATGTGTCTGGATGGGGAATTATTGTACGCACATAGTAG CGTATTTGAAGTGGCAGAGGAGTTTGAATTGAACTCCAGATATGTTGAATCCACAATTTCTTATG TTGTCTTGGGAACATTGTTGGCTGCTTTGGTCCCTGTTCTGGGCTTTAATCCGGTCATGGCATCCGAGcattttgcttcatttttg GCATGCTTTTTGCCACTTTCTGATGCAAGCTCCTTTAGCATCCTTTACATAGTTACATTAGTATATTTTTCAGGTGTCATG GTGCCACTAATGCTTGTACTTGGTCCAGCAGTATGCAAAATGCCTGGAATTTCTCTTTTAGGAGCTTTTGATGTTCTTACTCATTCGCT
- the LOC113711060 gene encoding uncharacterized protein isoform X2, which produces MGQIFHLNLEYWFNFADSDGDGRLTGNDAMKIFAMSNLSRPELKQVYSVMCLDGELLYAHSSVFEVAEEFELNSRYVESTISYVVLGTLLAALVPVLGFNPVMASEHFASFLVPLMLVLGPAVCKMPGISLLGAFDVLTHSLKFQLLSTSENFTSD; this is translated from the exons ATGGGTCAAATTTTCCACTTAAATCTTGAGTATTGGTTCAACTTCGCCGACTCag ACGGCGATGGCCGCTTGACTGGCAATGATGCTATGAAAATTTTCGCCATGTCCAATTTGTCTAGGCCTGAACTCAAGCAGGTATATTCTGTTATGTGTCTGGATGGGGAATTATTGTACGCACATAGTAG CGTATTTGAAGTGGCAGAGGAGTTTGAATTGAACTCCAGATATGTTGAATCCACAATTTCTTATG TTGTCTTGGGAACATTGTTGGCTGCTTTGGTCCCTGTTCTGGGCTTTAATCCGGTCATGGCATCCGAGcattttgcttcatttttg GTGCCACTAATGCTTGTACTTGGTCCAGCAGTATGCAAAATGCCTGGAATTTCTCTTTTAGGAGCTTTTGATGTTCTTACTCATTCGCT
- the LOC113711060 gene encoding uncharacterized protein isoform X3 has product MKIFAMSNLSRPELKQVYSVMCLDGELLYAHSSVFEVAEEFELNSRYVESTISYVVLGTLLAALVPVLGFNPVMASEHFASFLACFLPLSDASSFSILYIVTLVYFSGVMVPLMLVLGPAVCKMPGISLLGAFDVLTHSLKFQLLSTSENFTSD; this is encoded by the exons ATGAAAATTTTCGCCATGTCCAATTTGTCTAGGCCTGAACTCAAGCAGGTATATTCTGTTATGTGTCTGGATGGGGAATTATTGTACGCACATAGTAG CGTATTTGAAGTGGCAGAGGAGTTTGAATTGAACTCCAGATATGTTGAATCCACAATTTCTTATG TTGTCTTGGGAACATTGTTGGCTGCTTTGGTCCCTGTTCTGGGCTTTAATCCGGTCATGGCATCCGAGcattttgcttcatttttg GCATGCTTTTTGCCACTTTCTGATGCAAGCTCCTTTAGCATCCTTTACATAGTTACATTAGTATATTTTTCAGGTGTCATG GTGCCACTAATGCTTGTACTTGGTCCAGCAGTATGCAAAATGCCTGGAATTTCTCTTTTAGGAGCTTTTGATGTTCTTACTCATTCGCT